The following proteins are co-located in the Microvirga ossetica genome:
- a CDS encoding DUF3253 domain-containing protein: MSRNATPEELETAMLALLEERGPGKTIGPADVAQAIGGNQPDGWGPLMQPVRKVAVRLMKEGRIVILRKGRPVDPDDFRGTYRLALPPEAET, encoded by the coding sequence ATGTCTAGGAACGCAACGCCTGAGGAATTGGAGACCGCCATGCTCGCTCTTCTCGAGGAGCGCGGCCCGGGCAAGACCATCGGGCCGGCGGATGTGGCCCAGGCCATCGGCGGCAATCAGCCGGACGGATGGGGGCCGCTCATGCAGCCGGTCCGAAAGGTGGCGGTGCGCCTCATGAAGGAGGGACGCATCGTGATCCTGCGGAAAGGACGCCCGGTCGATCCCGACGATTTTCGCGGCACCTACCGGCTGGCGCTGCCACCGGAAGCAGAGACCTGA
- a CDS encoding alpha/beta hydrolase — MTELSFVHRYEPASDPKRPPLLLLHGTGGDENDLLGLGRTISPGSALLSPRGKILENGMPRFFRRLAEGVFDEEDVKFRANELADFVAEARKAYGLEAPIAVGFSNGANIAAAMLMLRPEALSGAALLRAMVPLSTAPQADLAGKRVLMISGAMDPIIPAENRKRLAASLSASGAEVQHETLPTGHNLSQTDLQLLVRWFAENGR, encoded by the coding sequence ATGACCGAACTGTCCTTCGTCCACCGCTATGAACCCGCTTCGGATCCGAAGCGCCCCCCTCTCCTGCTGCTTCACGGCACCGGCGGCGACGAGAACGATCTGTTGGGTCTCGGCCGCACCATCTCCCCCGGCTCCGCCCTGCTCTCCCCGCGCGGCAAGATCCTGGAGAACGGCATGCCGCGCTTCTTCCGCCGTCTCGCCGAGGGCGTGTTCGACGAGGAGGACGTGAAATTCCGCGCGAACGAGCTTGCAGACTTCGTCGCCGAGGCGCGCAAGGCCTATGGGCTCGAGGCGCCCATTGCGGTCGGATTCTCCAACGGTGCCAACATCGCTGCCGCCATGCTGATGCTGCGTCCCGAGGCGCTTTCAGGCGCCGCGCTGCTGCGGGCCATGGTGCCGCTGTCAACCGCGCCGCAGGCGGACCTCGCGGGCAAGCGGGTGCTGATGATCTCGGGCGCCATGGACCCGATCATTCCAGCGGAAAACAGGAAACGGTTGGCCGCATCGCTATCCGCGTCCGGCGCCGAGGTTCAGCACGAGACGCTGCCGACGGGCCATAACCTGTCGCAGACGGACCTGCAGCTGCTGGTGAGGTGGTTTGCCGAAAACGGCAGGTAA
- a CDS encoding DUF599 domain-containing protein, with protein MLGFTNLDFVALAFFLIAWLGYHATVELTPAGQRSLNKMMNGYRYRWMEQMVVRENRIVDTTIMASLMNGTAFFASTSLIAIGGVLALLQSTDSVLPVFADLPFGPPPTRLAWDVKVVGLAVIFVYAFFKFAWSYRLFNYMAIIVGAVPVLRESSREEALAVARQAGAMNAVAGKHFNRGQRAFFFSLAYLGWFVSAYLFIGATAGVLLVMWRRQFLSDAHDAAMGRNDV; from the coding sequence GTGCTGGGTTTCACCAATCTCGATTTCGTGGCGCTGGCCTTCTTCCTGATCGCGTGGCTCGGCTACCACGCCACCGTCGAACTCACGCCGGCGGGTCAGAGAAGCCTCAACAAGATGATGAACGGGTACCGCTATCGCTGGATGGAGCAGATGGTGGTGCGCGAGAACCGGATCGTCGACACCACGATCATGGCTTCGCTCATGAACGGAACCGCTTTCTTCGCCTCGACATCGCTGATCGCCATCGGCGGCGTGCTGGCGCTGCTGCAATCCACCGACTCGGTCCTGCCCGTCTTCGCGGACCTGCCCTTCGGCCCACCGCCGACGCGATTGGCCTGGGACGTGAAGGTGGTGGGTCTGGCGGTGATCTTCGTCTATGCCTTCTTCAAGTTCGCCTGGTCGTACCGGCTGTTCAACTACATGGCGATCATCGTCGGCGCGGTGCCGGTGCTGCGGGAATCGAGCCGCGAGGAGGCGCTTGCTGTCGCGCGCCAGGCCGGAGCGATGAATGCGGTTGCCGGCAAGCACTTCAACCGCGGCCAGCGCGCCTTCTTCTTCTCGCTCGCTTATCTCGGCTGGTTCGTGAGCGCGTATCTCTTCATCGGGGCGACAGCCGGTGTCCTTCTCGTCATGTGGCGGCGCCAGTTTTTGTCGGACGCCCATGACGCAGCCATGGGCCGAAACGATGTCTAG
- a CDS encoding isovaleryl-CoA dehydrogenase — protein sequence MLPNAAKGFNFDLGETAEAIRETVRDFAQEKIAPRAEEIDRTNVFPRDLWPQMGDLGLHGITVEEEYGGTGLGYLEHVIAMEEVSRASASVGLSYGAHSNLCVNQIRRNGNEEQKRRYLPKLISGEHLGALAMSEPGSGSDVVSMRTRAEKRGDRYVLNGNKMWITNGPTADTLVVYAKTDPEAGPRGMTAFLIEKDFKGFSTHQKLDKLGMRGSDTCELVFVDCEVPEENVLGHVGKGVNVLMSGLDYERAVLAAGSTGIMQACMDVVLPYIHERKQFGQAIGEFQLVQGKVADMYVTMNAAKAYVYAVAKACDRGETTREDAAGAILFAAENATKMALDAIQLLGGNGYINDYPTGRLLRDAKLYEIGAGTSEIRRMLIGRELFAKTG from the coding sequence ATGCTGCCGAACGCCGCCAAGGGCTTCAATTTCGATCTCGGCGAGACCGCCGAGGCTATCCGCGAGACCGTGCGCGACTTCGCGCAGGAGAAGATCGCGCCGCGGGCGGAGGAGATCGACCGCACCAATGTTTTCCCGCGCGATCTCTGGCCTCAGATGGGTGACCTCGGCCTCCACGGCATCACGGTCGAGGAGGAATACGGCGGGACGGGCCTCGGCTATCTCGAGCACGTGATCGCCATGGAGGAGGTTTCCCGCGCCTCCGCTTCGGTCGGGTTGTCCTACGGCGCTCATTCGAATCTCTGCGTAAACCAGATCCGCCGCAACGGCAATGAGGAGCAGAAGCGCCGCTATCTGCCCAAGCTGATCTCGGGCGAGCACCTCGGCGCGCTCGCCATGTCCGAGCCGGGCTCGGGCTCCGACGTGGTCTCCATGCGCACCCGCGCCGAGAAGCGCGGCGATCGGTACGTGCTCAACGGCAACAAGATGTGGATCACCAACGGCCCCACTGCCGACACCCTGGTGGTCTATGCCAAGACCGATCCGGAGGCGGGCCCCCGCGGCATGACCGCTTTCCTGATCGAGAAGGATTTCAAGGGCTTCTCGACCCACCAGAAGCTCGACAAGCTCGGCATGCGCGGCTCCGATACCTGCGAGCTGGTTTTCGTGGATTGCGAGGTGCCTGAGGAGAACGTGCTCGGCCATGTCGGAAAGGGCGTGAACGTGCTCATGTCCGGCCTCGATTACGAGCGCGCCGTTCTGGCGGCCGGCTCCACGGGCATCATGCAGGCCTGCATGGACGTGGTGCTGCCCTACATTCACGAGCGCAAGCAGTTCGGCCAGGCCATCGGCGAGTTCCAGCTCGTGCAGGGCAAGGTCGCCGACATGTACGTGACCATGAATGCGGCCAAGGCCTATGTCTATGCGGTCGCCAAGGCCTGCGACCGGGGCGAGACGACTCGCGAGGACGCCGCCGGCGCCATCCTCTTCGCCGCCGAGAACGCCACCAAGATGGCGCTCGACGCGATCCAGCTGCTCGGCGGCAACGGCTACATCAACGACTACCCGACTGGCCGCCTGCTGCGCGATGCCAAGCTCTACGAGATCGGCGCCGGCACCAGCGAGATCCGGCGCATGCTGATCGGGCGCGAGCTGTTCGCCAAGACGGGCTGA
- a CDS encoding ribonuclease activity regulator RraA, whose translation MTLDKTIADALRAASTATITTVLLKKGVRRCWMKGPMPAFNATDKMVGRAFTLRFVPAREDLATPESWASPTSTRAAIEDMPEGCIAVVDSMGVTDAGIFGDILTARMKKRGVAALITDGAIRDAVGVEGTNLPVWCAGVAAPPSVAGLTFVGWQEPIGCGGVAIFPDDVIVADRDGVVVIPAAMVEEVAKAAVAQEHYELWVMREVERGVPLPGLYPPNAETKARYEAELNKA comes from the coding sequence ATGACCCTCGACAAGACCATCGCCGATGCCCTGCGGGCCGCCTCCACTGCCACGATCACCACCGTGCTGTTGAAGAAGGGCGTCCGCCGCTGCTGGATGAAGGGGCCGATGCCGGCCTTCAATGCCACGGACAAGATGGTCGGGCGCGCCTTCACCCTGCGCTTCGTACCCGCCCGCGAGGACCTCGCGACGCCGGAATCCTGGGCCTCCCCCACCTCCACCCGCGCCGCCATCGAGGACATGCCGGAAGGCTGCATCGCCGTGGTCGATTCCATGGGCGTCACGGATGCCGGCATCTTCGGGGACATCCTCACCGCCCGCATGAAGAAGCGCGGCGTCGCCGCCCTGATCACCGACGGCGCGATCCGCGATGCGGTCGGCGTCGAGGGCACGAACCTGCCGGTCTGGTGCGCGGGCGTGGCGGCTCCTCCCTCCGTCGCCGGCCTGACCTTCGTCGGCTGGCAGGAGCCCATCGGCTGCGGCGGCGTCGCCATCTTCCCGGATGACGTGATCGTCGCCGACCGCGACGGCGTCGTGGTGATCCCCGCCGCCATGGTGGAAGAGGTCGCCAAGGCCGCGGTGGCTCAGGAACATTACGAACTCTGGGTCATGCGCGAGGTCGAGAGGGGCGTCCCCCTCCCCGGCCTGTATCCGCCGAACGCCGAGACCAAGGCCCGCTACGAGGCGGAGTTGAACAAGGCGTAA
- a CDS encoding gamma-glutamylcyclotransferase family protein, with protein MPLYFAYGSNMDQAAMLQRCPASKPVGIGRLMRHRFMIFEEGYASVVRDPQRAVWGMVWDLALADVPSLDRYESLSTGLYSKVVQPVVTERGPRRAVVYIGRSDKPGTPLLGYMEGVVEAAQHAGLPADYIKSLGIWLPRTQNSAPAAQGPKVRPLWNAPSGTIRKTR; from the coding sequence ATGCCCCTCTACTTCGCCTATGGGTCCAACATGGACCAAGCCGCCATGCTCCAGCGCTGCCCGGCCTCGAAGCCGGTCGGCATCGGGCGGCTGATGCGCCACCGCTTCATGATCTTCGAGGAAGGCTATGCCTCGGTGGTGCGCGATCCGCAGCGCGCGGTCTGGGGCATGGTCTGGGATCTGGCGCTCGCCGACGTTCCGTCCCTCGACCGCTACGAGAGCCTCTCGACGGGCCTCTACAGCAAGGTCGTGCAGCCGGTCGTGACGGAGCGGGGGCCGCGCCGGGCCGTGGTCTATATCGGACGGAGCGACAAGCCAGGCACACCGCTTCTCGGCTACATGGAAGGGGTGGTGGAAGCGGCCCAGCATGCAGGCCTGCCGGCGGACTACATCAAGAGCCTCGGCATCTGGCTGCCCAGGACGCAGAACTCGGCTCCGGCCGCGCAAGGTCCCAAGGTCCGGCCCCTCTGGAACGCTCCCTCGGGAACGATCCGAAAGACCCGCTGA
- a CDS encoding IS701 family transposase: MSGVAIEQMLELWCVELRQVKADLKLQFAHPSVAASAAAFLDGLLGPERRKTGWMRAEAAGDPGPWRQQAVLGRSHWDADALRDMVRDYALETLASPGAVLVIDETGFLKQGQNSCGVGRQYTGSAGKIASCQIGVFAAYASDKGCALIDRQLYLPKDWTTKPERLATAHVPDAIRFVTKPQIAAAMIERALAAGVPFEWVATDTIYGALAMQLRRAGKGYVLGVQATDRFNSWDKSPPVAGTAATIAQGLAPKTWQRLSAGIGTKGPRLYDWAYVALADLEAEEFNEALTGLWTRGLLIRRSISDQDLAFFSTWCPAGTPMETLVRVEGQRWAIEDAFETAKTELGLTHNETRSWHGWHRHVSLVMLAFAMMTVVREHANRLTSPQKRNDEARLQRWYAGLSRKSAGSPHVSSSAGSSLPS, encoded by the coding sequence ATGTCAGGCGTGGCCATCGAGCAGATGCTCGAACTCTGGTGTGTGGAGTTGCGTCAGGTCAAAGCTGATCTCAAACTCCAGTTTGCTCATCCCAGTGTCGCGGCCTCTGCGGCCGCCTTCCTCGACGGTCTGCTCGGGCCGGAGCGGCGCAAGACCGGCTGGATGCGGGCGGAAGCCGCCGGTGATCCGGGACCATGGCGCCAGCAGGCGGTGCTCGGGCGCAGCCACTGGGACGCGGATGCTTTGCGGGACATGGTGCGCGACTATGCGCTCGAGACGCTCGCCTCTCCCGGAGCGGTACTGGTGATCGATGAGACCGGCTTTCTCAAGCAGGGGCAGAACTCGTGCGGGGTGGGACGCCAGTACACTGGGTCAGCCGGCAAGATTGCCAGCTGCCAGATCGGCGTGTTTGCCGCTTACGCGTCGGACAAGGGCTGCGCCTTGATCGACCGCCAGCTCTATCTGCCCAAGGACTGGACGACGAAGCCCGAGCGCCTGGCCACGGCTCACGTGCCCGATGCGATCCGCTTCGTCACCAAGCCGCAGATCGCCGCCGCGATGATCGAGCGGGCCCTGGCGGCCGGCGTACCGTTTGAGTGGGTGGCCACCGACACCATCTATGGGGCCCTGGCCATGCAGCTGCGCCGAGCTGGCAAGGGTTACGTGCTGGGCGTTCAAGCCACAGACCGCTTCAATTCCTGGGACAAGAGCCCGCCGGTGGCCGGCACGGCCGCGACGATTGCACAGGGGCTTGCTCCCAAGACCTGGCAGCGTCTGTCGGCCGGGATCGGCACCAAGGGGCCGCGCCTGTATGATTGGGCCTATGTCGCGTTGGCCGATCTCGAGGCCGAGGAATTCAACGAGGCGCTGACCGGCCTGTGGACGCGCGGCCTGCTGATCCGGCGCAGCATCAGCGATCAGGATCTGGCGTTCTTCTCAACCTGGTGCCCGGCCGGCACACCGATGGAGACCCTGGTGCGGGTGGAGGGCCAGCGCTGGGCGATTGAGGATGCGTTCGAGACCGCGAAGACGGAGTTGGGGCTGACGCACAATGAGACGCGTTCGTGGCACGGTTGGCATCGGCATGTGTCGCTGGTGATGCTGGCGTTTGCCATGATGACGGTGGTGCGTGAGCACGCCAACCGCCTTACCTCACCCCAAAAACGAAACGACGAAGCCCGACTGCAGCGCTGGTATGCTGGTCTGTCCAGGAAATCCGCCGGGTCGCCACACGTCTCCAGCAGCGCCGGATCGAGCCTGCCTTCGTGA
- a CDS encoding acylphosphatase yields the protein MTESRNVHVLIQGFVQGVSFRAWTQHQAQLHGLCGWVRNRRDGAVEAVFSGPGNLVDIMLKACHEGPAGSRVDRVEVIEGDPPGGEPSGRFEIRGTV from the coding sequence ATGACCGAAAGCCGTAATGTCCATGTTCTCATCCAGGGATTCGTCCAGGGCGTGAGCTTTCGCGCCTGGACGCAGCACCAGGCGCAACTCCACGGACTTTGCGGATGGGTCCGCAACCGGCGCGACGGCGCGGTCGAGGCGGTGTTTTCCGGACCCGGCAATCTCGTCGACATCATGCTGAAAGCCTGCCACGAGGGACCAGCCGGATCGCGGGTGGATAGGGTCGAGGTCATCGAGGGGGATCCGCCGGGGGGCGAGCCTTCGGGCCGGTTCGAGATCCGGGGAACGGTCTAG
- a CDS encoding acetyl-CoA carboxylase biotin carboxylase subunit, translating to MFDKILIANRGEIACRVIKTARRMGIKTVAVYSDADRDALHVEMADEAVHIGPAAAAQSYLVIEKIIEACKATGAQAVHPGYGFLSEREAFPKALAEAGIVFIGPNPGAIAAMGDKIESKKAAAAAKVSTVPGYLGVIEGPEQAVTIADEIGYPVMIKASAGGGGKGMRIAYSAGEVAEGFARAKSEAASSFGDDRVFVEKFITDPRHIEIQVLGDKHGNVIYLGERECSIQRRNQKVIEEAPSPLLDEATRRLMGEQAVALAKAVGYDSAGTVEFVAGQDKSFYFLEMNTRLQVEHPVTEMITGIDLVEEMIRVAAGEKLQISQSDVKLNGWSVESRIYAEDPVRNFLPSTGRLVTYRPPQEGETDGVTVRNDTGVYEGGEISIYYDPMIAKLVTHAPTRLQAIEAQATALDAFAIDGIRHNIPFLSALMQHPRWQSGKLSTGFIAEEFPQGFKAPAPEGDVALRMAAVGAAIDHLLNERKRHISGQMRQASSVQFDRERVVLLGQERHEVVIEDIEGGFAVVIDGQAWPIVSGWLPGQPVWTGTVGGEEIAVQVRPILNGAVLSHAGASSEVRVYTRREAELAALMPERLEADTGKQLLCPMPGLVKAINVSVGQDIKVGEPLCIVEAMKMENVLRAERDGTISKIHAKEGDSLAVDAVIMEFA from the coding sequence ATGTTCGACAAGATCCTGATTGCGAACCGGGGCGAGATCGCGTGCCGGGTCATCAAGACCGCCCGGCGCATGGGCATCAAGACGGTGGCCGTCTATTCCGATGCCGACCGGGACGCCTTGCACGTGGAGATGGCCGACGAGGCCGTCCATATCGGCCCGGCGGCGGCCGCCCAATCCTACCTCGTCATCGAGAAGATCATTGAGGCCTGCAAAGCCACCGGTGCCCAGGCCGTCCATCCCGGCTACGGCTTCCTGTCCGAGCGCGAGGCTTTCCCGAAGGCGCTGGCCGAAGCCGGCATCGTCTTCATCGGCCCCAATCCTGGCGCCATCGCCGCCATGGGCGACAAGATCGAATCGAAGAAGGCCGCGGCCGCGGCCAAGGTCTCGACGGTCCCAGGCTATCTCGGGGTGATCGAGGGGCCGGAGCAGGCGGTGACCATCGCCGACGAGATCGGCTATCCGGTCATGATCAAGGCCTCCGCCGGCGGCGGCGGCAAGGGCATGCGCATCGCCTATTCCGCGGGCGAGGTCGCCGAGGGCTTTGCCCGTGCCAAGTCGGAAGCGGCAAGCTCCTTCGGCGACGACCGGGTCTTCGTCGAGAAGTTCATCACCGATCCGCGCCACATCGAGATCCAGGTGCTCGGCGACAAGCACGGCAACGTGATCTATCTCGGCGAGCGCGAATGCTCGATCCAGCGACGCAACCAGAAGGTCATCGAGGAGGCCCCGTCGCCGCTCCTCGACGAGGCCACCCGCCGCCTCATGGGCGAGCAGGCCGTGGCGCTGGCCAAGGCGGTCGGATACGACAGTGCCGGCACGGTGGAATTCGTGGCCGGCCAGGACAAGTCGTTCTACTTCCTCGAGATGAACACCCGCCTGCAGGTGGAGCACCCGGTGACCGAGATGATCACCGGCATCGATCTCGTCGAGGAGATGATCCGTGTCGCCGCCGGCGAAAAGCTGCAGATCTCGCAGTCCGATGTGAAGCTCAACGGCTGGTCGGTGGAAAGCCGCATCTATGCGGAAGACCCGGTGCGCAACTTCCTGCCCTCGACGGGCCGCCTCGTCACCTACCGTCCGCCGCAGGAGGGCGAGACCGACGGCGTGACGGTGCGCAACGACACCGGCGTCTACGAGGGCGGCGAGATCTCGATCTATTACGATCCGATGATCGCCAAGCTGGTGACCCATGCGCCGACCCGCCTGCAGGCCATCGAGGCCCAGGCGACGGCGCTCGACGCCTTCGCCATCGACGGCATCCGCCACAACATCCCCTTCCTCTCAGCCCTGATGCAGCATCCGCGCTGGCAGTCGGGCAAGCTCTCCACCGGCTTCATCGCCGAGGAGTTCCCGCAGGGGTTCAAGGCGCCGGCGCCGGAGGGTGATGTAGCCCTGCGCATGGCCGCCGTCGGCGCCGCCATCGATCACCTGCTCAACGAGCGCAAGCGGCACATTTCCGGCCAGATGCGGCAGGCCTCCAGCGTGCAGTTCGACCGCGAGCGCGTCGTGCTCTTAGGTCAGGAACGCCATGAGGTCGTGATCGAGGATATCGAGGGCGGTTTTGCCGTCGTCATCGACGGTCAGGCCTGGCCCATCGTCTCGGGCTGGCTGCCCGGCCAGCCGGTCTGGACCGGTACGGTGGGCGGCGAGGAGATCGCCGTCCAGGTGCGGCCGATCCTCAACGGCGCGGTTCTCTCCCATGCCGGCGCCTCGTCAGAGGTGCGGGTCTATACCAGGCGCGAGGCCGAGCTCGCCGCCCTGATGCCGGAGCGGCTGGAGGCGGATACGGGCAAGCAGCTTCTGTGCCCGATGCCGGGGCTGGTGAAGGCGATCAACGTCTCGGTCGGGCAGGATATCAAGGTGGGTGAGCCGCTCTGCATCGTCGAGGCCATGAAGATGGAGAACGTGCTGCGCGCCGAGCGCGACGGCACCATCTCGAAGATCCACGCCAAGGAGGGCGACAGCCTCGCCGTCGATGCGGTGATCATGGAGTTTGCCTGA
- a CDS encoding glutathione S-transferase family protein, with amino-acid sequence MTLKLYAHPFSSYCQKVLTALYENGTPFAYRMLGEERTDAELEALWPIKRFPVLVDDDRTIMEAIVIIEHLGLYHPGPVRLIPQDPKEALDVRLMDRFFDNYVMTPMQKIVFDCIRQEKDRDPCGVAEARAMLDRAYGWLDKTLAGREWAAGASFSAADCAAAPSLFYADWVHPVGEAYPRVRDYRQKLLARPSFARAVDEARPYRHFFPPGAPDRD; translated from the coding sequence ATGACCCTGAAGCTCTATGCCCATCCCTTCTCCTCGTACTGCCAGAAAGTGCTGACCGCGCTGTACGAGAACGGCACGCCGTTCGCGTATCGCATGCTCGGCGAAGAGCGCACCGATGCCGAGCTGGAGGCGCTCTGGCCCATCAAGCGCTTTCCCGTGCTCGTGGACGATGACCGCACGATCATGGAGGCCATCGTCATCATCGAGCATCTGGGGCTTTATCATCCGGGCCCGGTGCGGCTGATTCCGCAGGATCCAAAGGAAGCCCTCGACGTGCGGCTGATGGATCGCTTCTTCGACAACTACGTCATGACACCGATGCAGAAGATCGTCTTCGACTGCATCCGCCAGGAGAAGGATCGCGACCCCTGCGGCGTCGCCGAGGCGCGAGCGATGCTCGACAGGGCCTATGGCTGGCTCGACAAGACGCTCGCCGGGCGCGAATGGGCGGCAGGAGCATCGTTCAGCGCCGCCGATTGTGCGGCGGCTCCGTCGCTGTTCTATGCCGACTGGGTCCATCCGGTCGGCGAGGCTTATCCACGGGTTCGGGATTATCGACAAAAACTCCTCGCCCGCCCGTCCTTCGCGCGGGCCGTCGACGAGGCTCGGCCCTACCGCCATTTCTTCCCGCCGGGAGCGCCGGATCGCGATTGA
- a CDS encoding rhodanese-like domain-containing protein — translation MPQTITRGYKTLLDEANAKIETLPAADAIALHGREDVVFVDLRDPRELEREGRLPGAVHCPRGMLEFWVDPESPYHKPVFAQDKTFVFFCAGGWRSALSAATAQDMGLKPVAHVQGGFTAWKKAGGPIDGGEPPEL, via the coding sequence ATGCCTCAGACCATTACCCGCGGCTACAAGACATTGCTCGACGAGGCCAATGCCAAGATCGAGACGCTGCCCGCCGCCGACGCGATCGCCCTGCACGGCCGCGAGGACGTGGTGTTCGTCGATCTGCGCGATCCGAGGGAACTCGAGCGCGAGGGCCGCCTGCCCGGCGCCGTGCATTGCCCGCGAGGCATGCTGGAATTCTGGGTCGATCCCGAAAGCCCCTATCACAAGCCGGTCTTCGCCCAGGACAAGACCTTCGTGTTCTTCTGCGCGGGCGGCTGGCGCTCCGCGCTCTCCGCCGCAACGGCGCAGGATATGGGACTGAAGCCCGTCGCCCATGTGCAGGGCGGCTTCACCGCGTGGAAGAAGGCCGGCGGCCCCATCGATGGCGGTGAGCCGCCAGAGCTCTAG
- a CDS encoding ring-cleaving dioxygenase: MRHHGIHHVTAIAGPARRNLDFYTRVLGLRLVKKTVNFDDPGTYHLYFGDGLGQPGSILTFFPWEHVAPGRNGIGSTQETSFRVPETSLGYWAHRFIEQGVEHGKVEKRFGQSVLTFKDPHGTSLALVGTPNAESEPAWTVEGIPAEHAIRGLEGVTLLVENGERTGAILTDVFGFSETARDGSLVRYKTDALIGGTVDIRSAGGFLPGRMGGGSVHHVAFRAKDDADQAEMVKKLAETHGIQTTEQKDRNYFRSVYFREPGGILFEIATDEPGFAADEPQDSLGEALKLPAFLEARRSEIEAHLPELA; encoded by the coding sequence ATGCGGCACCACGGTATCCACCACGTCACCGCCATCGCAGGCCCCGCCCGCCGCAACCTCGATTTCTACACCCGCGTGCTCGGCCTGCGCCTGGTCAAGAAGACCGTGAACTTCGACGATCCGGGCACATACCACCTCTATTTCGGCGACGGCCTCGGACAGCCGGGCTCGATCCTGACCTTCTTCCCCTGGGAGCACGTCGCACCCGGAAGAAACGGCATCGGCTCGACCCAGGAAACATCGTTCCGCGTTCCCGAGACGTCCCTGGGCTACTGGGCGCACCGCTTCATCGAGCAGGGCGTCGAGCACGGCAAAGTGGAGAAACGCTTTGGGCAGAGCGTCCTGACCTTCAAGGACCCGCACGGCACGAGCCTCGCCCTCGTCGGCACGCCGAATGCCGAGAGCGAACCCGCGTGGACGGTCGAAGGCATCCCGGCGGAGCATGCCATTCGCGGCCTTGAGGGCGTCACACTCCTCGTCGAGAACGGCGAGCGCACGGGTGCGATCCTGACGGACGTGTTCGGCTTCAGCGAGACGGCCCGGGACGGCTCCCTCGTCCGCTACAAGACGGATGCTCTCATCGGCGGCACCGTCGATATCCGTAGCGCCGGCGGCTTCCTGCCGGGCCGGATGGGCGGCGGCTCCGTGCATCACGTGGCCTTCCGCGCGAAGGACGATGCAGACCAGGCAGAGATGGTGAAGAAGCTCGCGGAGACGCATGGCATCCAGACCACGGAGCAGAAGGACCGCAACTACTTCCGGTCCGTCTATTTCCGGGAGCCGGGTGGCATTCTCTTCGAGATCGCCACCGACGAGCCGGGTTTTGCGGCGGACGAACCGCAGGACAGCCTGGGCGAGGCCTTGAAGCTTCCGGCTTTCCTGGAAGCTCGGCGCAGCGAGATCGAGGCGCACCTGCCGGAACTGGCATAA
- a CDS encoding YdcF family protein: MFYTLSKIAWFFATPSNLLVSLILLGLLLALFKQVRPFGIGLSIAMTLATITLGLSPIASYVLTPLEERFPPFRDDGRPVDGIVLLGGSVEAADSASRGTIVSNESAERVLDTIQLAHRYPKARILISGGGGTVFGDGAAEAPIVAAYLKSVGIDPARILVEDRSRTTAENAIYSRELAKPREGERWLLVTSAWHMPRAVGVFEKAAFPVTPYPVDFRTGGGRNTHRPFAFVSEGLRRLDLGTKEWAGQIGYYVTGRTARLFPDS; the protein is encoded by the coding sequence GTGTTCTACACCCTCTCGAAAATCGCGTGGTTCTTCGCCACGCCATCCAACCTTCTGGTCAGCCTCATTCTCCTCGGGCTGTTGCTCGCTCTCTTCAAGCAGGTGAGGCCCTTCGGCATCGGCCTGAGCATCGCCATGACACTGGCGACGATCACCCTCGGCCTGTCGCCCATCGCCAGCTATGTGCTCACCCCGCTGGAAGAGCGGTTTCCGCCTTTCCGCGACGACGGCAGGCCTGTCGACGGGATCGTTCTGCTCGGCGGCTCCGTCGAGGCGGCGGATTCGGCCTCCCGCGGCACGATCGTCTCCAATGAATCGGCGGAGCGCGTACTCGACACGATCCAGCTCGCCCATCGCTATCCGAAGGCCCGCATCCTCATTTCCGGCGGCGGCGGGACTGTCTTCGGGGATGGGGCCGCGGAAGCCCCCATCGTTGCCGCCTATCTGAAGAGCGTTGGCATCGATCCCGCGCGCATCCTGGTGGAGGATCGCTCGCGCACCACGGCTGAGAACGCGATCTATTCGCGCGAGCTGGCGAAGCCCCGCGAAGGCGAGCGCTGGCTTCTCGTGACCTCCGCCTGGCACATGCCGCGCGCGGTCGGCGTGTTCGAGAAGGCTGCGTTTCCCGTCACGCCCTACCCGGTCGATTTCCGCACCGGCGGAGGTCGGAATACGCACCGCCCCTTCGCCTTCGTCTCGGAGGGACTGAGGCGGCTGGATCTCGGCACGAAGGAATGGGCCGGTCAGATCGGATACTACGTCACCGGACGCACGGCGCGGCTCTTTCCCGATTCTTAA